The Paenibacillus sp. FSL R7-0345 DNA segment CCAAAGAACAGCACATTATAGCCATAGTCGGCGAACAGCTCCTGTATCCACTTCAGCATTTCCATAATAAAGTCACTCTCCAAAGGCAGCGCGCCTAATTCTATTTCCAAGCTTGTCTTCATACAATCTACCAAATGGTTGTCAAAGCCAATAGAATGCTGGAGGTAGAGAAGATGAAGGGTAGCAAAAGAACCCTGATCCGCCGGAATATGATCCGCGGGCTGGTTGCTATGGCTGTTGCATTATGTGTTTTGACAGGTTGGGGTGTAGAGTCCCTTCCTGAGCAGAAGGCTGCCCCTCTGCAGGCAGGTGGAACCATGCCTGTTCTCTCTAAGAATAATCTTCCGGCTGCCGTGACGCAAGATTTGAGCGCTCCGGCTGTGAAACAAGACGGCACTATGGTAGTTGCTGCAGTACAGCAGGTGAAGACAGTTGCGGTACAGAAAACCAAACAAAAGACAGAGCAAAAGACAGTGTACCTTACCTTCGATGATGGTCCCAGCAATATAACACCTGCTGTGCTGGAGATTTTGCGGAAGCAGAATGTAAAAGCAACTTTCTTCGTGCTGGGGCAGCAGGCAAAAAGCCATCCTGAGCTTATTAATGCCATCTGGGAACAGGGGCATGTCATCGGCAATCATACCTATAATCATAATTACCATGATTTATATAGCGGATTCACAGAATTCTGGAGCCAGATCAAACAGACAGAGGAGGTGGTTCGGGAAATTACAGGAATCCGCCCTCAACTGGTACGGGCTCCGGGCGGTACATACGGGCATTTTGACGCCACTTACTTCGAGCTGTTAAAAGAGGCAGGATACACCGTCATGGACTGGACTGTGGATAGCGGGGATTCCAAACGTAAGGGGGTGCCGGCTGCAGAAATCCTGCAGGAGTCGGTATCGCTGCAGGGTTCACGGATTATTCTCCTGCTTCATGACGGTGCGGGTCATGCAGAGAGTGCGAAGGCACTGCCGGAGATCATTGCCCGGTACAAGGCTGCAGGCTACAGCTTCGGTGTGCTGGATGCAGATCAGGAGCCGGTGCAGTTCAGAGTGTCAGCTGCTGCGGCAGCGGCAGGGCGGAGCAAGCCGTCTGCAGCCTGGATTGCCTCTAATATTATGCCGAATGCAGGGCTGTTTGGGCCGGGCAAGCCGCTGATTCTGGAGGTGGGCAAGCTGGAGGCGAAGCTGGACCCGGGGGAATTCCGGATCAGCAAAGGCCAATATATAGTTCCGCTAAGGGCGGTTATTGAGCGGTTAGGCGGCAGGGTCGGCTGGGATACGGCCAGCCGCAGCGGAAGGGTCTACTGGAACGGCCGTGAGGTGAGCGCAGATGCCCGGAATAAGCGGCTTACCCTGACCTCCGGTGACGGAACGCTTGTTACGAGGAGCTCGGATATACAGATGATCGGTTCTTCCCTGTGGCTTCCGCTTCGTGATCTGCTTGAGGAGGCGGGGCATCCTTTACTGGAGGTTAAGGTAACGGCAGAGGAGCGGAGGGTGAAAGCGTTTTAAGCATCTGAAAGGTAAAAATGATCGGTGGATGCAAAAGACTTCAGGGGTTTGGGCACCCTTTTTCGTGGGAAGAATAAACAATAGTAGGCTCTTATGCATTGCACTTAAATAGTGCTGCTGCATCCATAGGGCTATTCTATGACCACGAAGGAAGGGTGCCGATGTCCTCTTCATCACTAATGGAACCAACGCCTGAAAAGCGTAAGCTGCACGAACGTTCTTCTGATGTCCAAGGCCTGCTGTTCCGCCGGAGCCGCAGCATTGCAGCGGAGTGGCTCCGGATGCTGGCAGTTATCCTTGTTCTCGGAGTCTTATATTTCTGGCGGGGGGGTGCCTCGCTGCTGTTCCTGCTGATTGTCAGCGGCTTGCTGGCGGGCGGGGGACTGCTGCTGCAGGCTTTCGGGCCGCGGCGGTTCAGGATTACCCGCAGCATCACCCCGAGCCGTCCGGTAGCCGGGGACAGCCTGCTGATTGAAGTGCAGGTCAGTTTTGCGACCAGGCTTCCGCTTCCGTGGATGATCATTACGGATTATTGGGGCGGAAGCTGGCATCGGGAGCTGCTGTTTCCCGGCTTCCGGCGTTCCTTCCGGTATTCCTACAGGCTTCATGAGGTACCGCGCGGCATTCATCAGCTGTATGGCAGCCGGATCACCTGGGGAGATCCGGCTGGGCTTTTTACCGGCGAAAGCCGGGTTGAGGGGAAGGACAGCCTGAAGGTGCTGCCCAAACCGCTTTATACCGGTGCAGCTCTGCCGGAGAGCAGCCGCAGCATAGAAGATATGCTGTTGAAGCGGGGCCGTACCGGCGGGGAAGCGGCAGATATCCGTAATTATGTACCAGGTGATCCGCAGAACCGCATTCACTGGAAGAGCAGTGCCAGCAAAGGCACCCTGCAGAGCCGGATACCGGATAAGGAGGAAGGGCGGATGTCCTGCATTGTGCTGGCCAACTGTCCGGAGAATTATGAGATTCCCTCTGGCGCCTTGTTGCCGCGCAGCCAGCGGGATAAGGCAGATCCGCCCTTTGAGCGGGCTGTATCCGCAGCGATGGGACTGATGCTCTCTGCCGAGCGCAGCGGGGCGTACGTCCAGCTGTTCACCGGAGGCTGGCCGGAAGGGATGGCCAGGCATGAAGGGCTCGGCAAAATCCCCGGCAGAGTGCAGGATATGCTTACGGAAATTACGCCCTGCGGAACACGGAGTCTCAGCAGGCTGCTGGAGGATGCATCACAGCACTGGATTCCCGGGATGACGGTTGCCGTTATTACCGGCCGGCTGGAGGAAGAGGCTGCCCGTACGCTTGCC contains these protein-coding regions:
- a CDS encoding polysaccharide deacetylase family protein, which encodes MKGSKRTLIRRNMIRGLVAMAVALCVLTGWGVESLPEQKAAPLQAGGTMPVLSKNNLPAAVTQDLSAPAVKQDGTMVVAAVQQVKTVAVQKTKQKTEQKTVYLTFDDGPSNITPAVLEILRKQNVKATFFVLGQQAKSHPELINAIWEQGHVIGNHTYNHNYHDLYSGFTEFWSQIKQTEEVVREITGIRPQLVRAPGGTYGHFDATYFELLKEAGYTVMDWTVDSGDSKRKGVPAAEILQESVSLQGSRIILLLHDGAGHAESAKALPEIIARYKAAGYSFGVLDADQEPVQFRVSAAAAAAGRSKPSAAWIASNIMPNAGLFGPGKPLILEVGKLEAKLDPGEFRISKGQYIVPLRAVIERLGGRVGWDTASRSGRVYWNGREVSADARNKRLTLTSGDGTLVTRSSDIQMIGSSLWLPLRDLLEEAGHPLLEVKVTAEERRVKAF
- a CDS encoding DUF58 domain-containing protein codes for the protein MSSSSLMEPTPEKRKLHERSSDVQGLLFRRSRSIAAEWLRMLAVILVLGVLYFWRGGASLLFLLIVSGLLAGGGLLLQAFGPRRFRITRSITPSRPVAGDSLLIEVQVSFATRLPLPWMIITDYWGGSWHRELLFPGFRRSFRYSYRLHEVPRGIHQLYGSRITWGDPAGLFTGESRVEGKDSLKVLPKPLYTGAALPESSRSIEDMLLKRGRTGGEAADIRNYVPGDPQNRIHWKSSASKGTLQSRIPDKEEGRMSCIVLANCPENYEIPSGALLPRSQRDKADPPFERAVSAAMGLMLSAERSGAYVQLFTGGWPEGMARHEGLGKIPGRVQDMLTEITPCGTRSLSRLLEDASQHWIPGMTVAVITGRLEEEAARTLARFLMQGMKVELYYVWDQPAPQAEGAAADRRTEGYKPPASGTISGSLARLGARVYCLDYPAAPEWRKEGKGDEIPGRPTLG